The stretch of DNA CTGAAACTATAAGAGAGTTAAAAGATAAATTGGTTGGTATTCCATTAATTGAAAATCATATTGAGCCAAAAGGTGATATAGACGAATCTTTAAAAAAAGGAAATATTTTAAATAGTGAAGAAATTGAAAATATTGATAATAGTTTAGATTCAACATTAGCAATAAGAAACGAAATAACACTATTTAAAGATAAGTTAGAATTTAACCATAAGCAATTATCACTAGGATATACAGCAAAAACAGTTCCAAGTGCAGAGTATGATTTTGAACAATTAAATATTAATCCTCATCATTTAGGAATAGTTGAAGCTGGTCGTTGTGGTGGTGTTTGTAAATTTAAAGACGAAAAAGGAGTTAAACCTATGGACTTAAATGAGTTGTTAGCAAAACTAAAAGAAGCTTTAGTAAATGCGAGTGATGCTGATAAGGCTATGATTCTTGAAGCAATGGATAGCATTATTCCTAAAGTTGCAAAGAGTGATCCAGTAGAAATGGAAAAAAAGTTTGAAGATGCTAAAAAAATAGCTGGTGATGATGCAATTAAAAAATTTATGGATAGTCAAGTTTATAAAGATGCAATGCTTCATTATGGAAATGATAGAGCATCTATTATTGGAAAAGCTAAAAATTTCTTAGATGAAAAATATGATTTTAAAACAAAATCAAATGAAACTATCATGTCCGATGTTATCAAAGCTGAATATCCAACTGAAAGTTTTAAAGATGCAGAAATTGGTGTCGCTTTTAAATTATTAAAAGAAAGAGAACAACAAGTTTCAACTATTGAATTTAAAGATTCAAAAGATGAGATTATTAAAGCATTTGATAAGGAGATAAAATAATGGCGTTTGCATCTTATGATTATGCACAAATTGGAAATGTTGATGCTGGTGTTATTAATCAAACTTTACCGGCAAAAATAAGCACATATACAGCTAATTACAATGCACCACTTAAAACTGGTAAATTTTCAATTATTAAAACTGGTAACTTAGCGAATATGGATAAAAGTGCAACTCCAGTTGTTGCTGGATTAGTTTTACAAAGTGTAGTTAATGCTATTGAGAGTGGTGAAACTTTTGTAAAAACTGGTGATGGTGCAGTTTATCAACTTGATGTTTTAGAGTGGGGATTAGGAACAGTTGATGTTAAAGCTGGAGATACTCCTACTAAATTTGGAAAAATTTATGCAGTTAATAGTGGTTCAGTTGATGCAGATTTAGGAAAAGCTACAACAACAGCAACTGATAATGTAGAGGTAAAAGGTTATTTCAATAGAGAAATTAAAGCTGGTGTTTGGGAAGTATTTATCCAACTATAAAAAAGAGGTAAAAAATGAAATTAAAAAATTTAATAGATATGAATTCTTTAGTTGCACACTTAGAAGTTGCAAAAACTTTTAAAGATGCAAAAGGGATTTTATTGGCTCAAAGTCTTACACATTTAGACCCTAGAGTATTTGTAAAGCTATATCCTGAAAATGTATTTCTAAATAGTGGTTTAACTATCGACAATACAGGTGGACTTGCTGACACAATTAAGAAAAAAAGAGTATCTGCTAAAGGTAGTTTTAATGATGTAAATAACAGAGGAACAAATAAAGGGCTTATTTCTTTAGATGGAGAAACTGACTCAATTGCTGTAATTGGAAGAGAAGCAACAATCAACTATACAGATGATGAAATTGAGAAAGCTAAATTAGAAAATTATAATTTAGTTGAAAGATTACTTGGTGGTGTTGATGAAGTTTATAGAAAAGAAATTGATGAGATTTTAGCAGTTGGAAACTCTTTAAATAAAGGGCTTTTAAATTATGCTGGATTTACCACTGATAGTTCTGCTGCAATTACAACTCTAACTGGTGAACAAGCTTATGATGCTATTGCTTCACTTATTACAGACCAATGGAATGGTGTTAATAATACTAATGGATATATGGCTGATAGAGTAATGTTACCAACAACTGTTATGAATTGGTTAGCATCGCAAAAATGGAAATCACAAACAAGTGATAAAACAGTTTTAACAGTTTTGAAAGAAGCATTCCCTAACGTTACATTCTTAAATTCTTGGAGAGCAAACAATGTAAATGGTACTTCTGTAACTACTGCATACTCTACAAATGAGAATGCTATCTTGGTAAGAATACCACAACCTCTAATTATTGGTAAAACTGTTCCAGAGGGTAGTTTTGGATATAGAGCAGATGCAAAATATAGAATTGCTGGTATTGATGTTGCTGAAAATAAAGCTGGAAGACATTTAACTGGATTATAGGAGTAAATATGCCAAAAGAAGAATTAGAAGCTTTAACAGTTGAAGAACTGAAAGCAAAATGTAAAGAGTTAGGGTTAGAGGGATATTCAAATCTTAAAAAAGATGATTTAATCTCTCTTATATTAGGTGATGATGGTAAAAATCCAAAAGAAGAATTAGAAGAAGATAATGAAGAAGAAATCTTTACATTAAATGCTTTAAGATGTTGCAAAACTGAAACAAAAGGTGAAGTATTAGGAAAATTTGAGATATCTAAGACTGATTTTGAAGCAGACAAGAAAATCCAGAGATTTATTGAAATTGGATTTATTGTAGAAGCAGATTGATTTTATAGTGTCCTCTTTTCAGAGGGCATTATTAAGATTAAAGGATTTTAAATGGCAATGATTGATGACTTTAAAGCTAAATTTCCAATGATACCAGCTGAAACTGTTGATAAGTATTTTCCAATGTTTGAGACCACTTACAGATGCTATTATGGTGCAGAGTATGGAAGTAATGCTTGTGATGATGAAGCTATTTTATATTTAATTGCACATTTAATAACAATTAGTATTCAATCATCTTTAAATGGAGCAAGTCCAACTTTTTCTGTTGCAAGTGAAAGTGTTGATGGTGTATCTACTTCTTACTTTATGGGTAATGGAAATACTTCTTTAAATGATAGTTTTTTTCTATCTACAATTTACGGGCAAATATATCTACAATTAATTTCTAAAAATTATGGGAATCAGAAAGAGTCTTTTGTATGAAAAAAAATGATTTAACACTTTTACAAAATATCATTAAACAAACAAAATTGGCTCTCAATAATGAAGTACATATTGGTGTTCCAAAAGATGTAGGAGAATATAAAAATGGTCAAAAAATAGTCGAAGTTGGTATAAGACACGAATATGGATTAGGTGTACCAAGAAGAAGTTTTTTAAGAATGCCATTTATTGTAAAACAAGCTGAAATCAATAAACAAATAAATATTAGTTGGGAAAAAATAATATCAGGGAAAAGTACAGCTATTAAAGAATTAGGAGAATTAGGAGTATTAGGACAAAATATTTCTAAAGAAGCTTTTGCAACGGGTGGTTTTGGAAAATGGGAAAAATTAAGCCCAATAACTATTAACGGTGGGTGGATAAGACATAAGAATGGAAAATCTTTTAAAATAAATGGAAAAGGAAGTAATGAAATACTTATTGATAAAGCAAAGCTTGTTCAATCTGTAACTAATTGGGTGGTAGCAAAATGATACCAAATATGGCAAAAACAGTTTTAAAAAAATCTATTCCTTTGACTATAAAAAGAGTAGTAAAAACAATTGTAAAAGGTCGCCCAGTTGAAACAATAACAGATATTAAAATTATGGGTTTTCTAAAACCTATACCTCAAGACAAGATAGTAAAAGACAAGATAGACTATAACTTGGAATATGTTCATTATGTTGGAATAAATGAAGTAAAGATTAGTGATTTAATTAATTGGAATAATAAAAATTATAGATGCTATTCTAAAGCTGATTATTCGACTTATGGATTTTATAAAGCTGATTTAGAAGAGGTAAAAGAATGATTTTAGAAGAGTATGAAAATGATGTTTTACTTAGCCTTTATGAAGTTGTAAAAGATACTTTGAATTATGATGAAGAATTACTTTTAATTGGTAGAGAAAATGCCACACAAGATACTTTTACAAAAAATTATATAGTTCTTGATACTTTAGCAAGTAATCCAGTTTCACAACCTTTAAAAAAATATGATGATATTGATGAAATTGAATATTGGCATACTAATATGGTAGGTACTTTTACTCTTGAATTTTACGGAACTAAAGCAATAATAAATTATATAAATTTTTTAAATTTAATAAATAGTCAAGAATGTAGAGATAGTCAAAAAAAGAATGAGATTATACTATTTACTCCAAAAAGTACAAACAATTTAAAGATGCAAACTCAGTCAAAATTTTACGAAAGATATGAGGTTGAAGTCGTTATACAATATGTCATTAAAACAGCTGTTGAAAGATTAAGGATTGATACAGCTGATATAAATTATTTGATTGAGAGGTAAATAATGGCAGCAGTTAATCAAGATATACCATTAGGTAGAGTAATAAATGTTTCAATTGAGGGTGTTCCTGTTGGTTTAGCTAGAACAAATATGAATATTGTCTGTTTAATGACAAGCGATAAAAGTTTTCTAAATAGCAATAAAAGAACAGTTTCATATACAGAGTTAAGCGGTGTAGCTGATGATTTCGGAAGTTTTTCAAGAGTTTATCAATTAGCTAAAAGAATATTTACAAATGCAAATCCAATAAATAAAGGAAATGGATATCTTGTTATTGGATATTGGAGAGCAGTTGATGAAATCTTAGAAGCAACAAAAGGATATTTAAAAAGTGCAGAACTAAGCGAAGATGTTGTTGTAAGTACTTTACAAACTATTAAAGATGGTAGTTTTACAATTAATGTCAATGATGCAGAAACTCCACTAACTGTTACAAATATTAATTTTACATCTTGTACAAGTTTATCTGATATTGTTGCTTTACTTGGTACTAAAATTACTGGTGCAACAGTAACAAAAAATGGTTTAAATCAAATTATTATTACAAGTAATTTAACTGGAACATCTTCAACAGTATCATTTATGAGTGATGCATCAACTGGAACTGGAATTGCTGATGTTCTTTGTTTAAGTAATGGAAGTGGTGCAATTTCTGTTAATGGAAAAGCAAGTGAAACTTTAGATGGAGAAAGTAAAGAACAAGCATTAATCGAGGTATCAAAAGAAGAACCTATCAGAGGTGTTGTTTTTATTGATAAGCCTACTTCAAATGAGGCTAAAGCATTATCTACTTGGGGTATTGCAAATGATTGTTTAGTTTATGATGTGTTTAGTGATGAAACTAATTTTACTTTAGATTCTGAAAATAACTTTGTATGGTTTAATAAGTTAAGTGGTGGAGTAAATTATCGAACATTATTTGATAAACAAGCTGATAGAGGTTTAGCAGTTGGTTATATGGCTAAAATGCATACTGTAAATTTTGAAGCAACAAATACAGCTTTAACAATGAACTTAAAAGAATTACAAGGATGCTTACCATCTAAATATTCAGATAGTGAATTAAATTCTGCTCAAAAAGTAGGATTAGATTTATACGGAACATTTGGGAGTTTACCTCGTACATATACAAGTGGTGCAAATGATTTTACAGATAATGTTTACAATGTTATTGCAGTTAAAAGATTTGTTCAAATTGATGTATTTAATGTGTTGCAAGGTACTCCTACAAAATTGGCACAAACTGATGAAGATATGCAAAAATTAATAGAAGCAATAGAAAGAACATTATCTTTATTTGTTAGTGCTGGAGTTATTGCTCCAGGCAAATGGAACTCAACTTATGATTTTGGTAATCCTGAGGTATTTAGAAGAAATATCGAAACTGTTGGTTACTATGTTTATGCTAAGCCTATGAGTGAACAAGCACAAAGCGCAAGAGAACAAAGAAAAGCACCAGCAATTCAAGTAGCTTTTAAAATGGCTGGAGCAATCCACACAGCAGATATTGCAATAGTATTTGAAAGATAAGGAGTAAATATATGGGAAAAGCAATTATTTTAAATGGTGATGCTACAACAATGCAGTTAAGAATAGGAAATGATAACTTAACTGTTGATGACTTAGTAGCTGGTGATACTATCACTATAACACCAGTTAATGCAGAAACGACAAGAACTTATGGTGCTGGTAATAGTGTAAATATACAAAGACATACAGCTAAAGATGTTCATACGATAGTATTTAGAGTTCAAAAGCTTAATACTACTGATAAAGCTTTAACTAACTACATGAATGCAAAAACTTTATCACAAGTAATTGGGGGAAGTGTAAAAACTATTTACTTTGAAGATGGTGAACAGATGATTGAGAACTATAAGATTAGTGGCGGTAGTATAACAACAAAACCGACTGATACAAAAAATAATACAGATGGAAATAACTCAATGGAATATACTATTGAAGCATTTGTTGTAAGGTTGGCATAATGGATAAAACAGCTAATCTTGATTTAGAAAAAGAAAAAGCTTTTAATCAATTGGAAGAGTGGCATACTTCAAAAACTTTTTCAATAGGTGAGAAAGAATTTAGATTATCTCAATTAAATCATGAATTTAGAGTAAAAGTATATGCTCTTTATTCGCAAATTGAAACTCCTATGATTATAGGTAATTGGGGATTTTTAGAAGATGCTAAGTTTAAATCATTATTTAAAGAAGTAGAAAATAAAGTACTTTTTGAAGATATGCTTATTTCTAAAATTCCTAATTTTTGGGAAGATAATGAGGATATCTATTTAGATTTTATTCAAACTTCATTAAAGCTAATTTGCTATCCATTTTTTAGGAATAAAAAAAAAGTTATCAACTAACAACAACACCTAAGCAAGAGAACTATTTTAAAAAATATGTTTCCTCTTGCGAAATCTCACA from Arcobacter lacus encodes:
- a CDS encoding major capsid family protein — its product is MKLKNLIDMNSLVAHLEVAKTFKDAKGILLAQSLTHLDPRVFVKLYPENVFLNSGLTIDNTGGLADTIKKKRVSAKGSFNDVNNRGTNKGLISLDGETDSIAVIGREATINYTDDEIEKAKLENYNLVERLLGGVDEVYRKEIDEILAVGNSLNKGLLNYAGFTTDSSAAITTLTGEQAYDAIASLITDQWNGVNNTNGYMADRVMLPTTVMNWLASQKWKSQTSDKTVLTVLKEAFPNVTFLNSWRANNVNGTSVTTAYSTNENAILVRIPQPLIIGKTVPEGSFGYRADAKYRIAGIDVAENKAGRHLTGL
- a CDS encoding DUF2213 domain-containing protein; protein product: MFQIKKEDGLYFVYKDSQKISIGFKDEGMAQKEVLNLSKDCPCPFKDKMFTQEVSFIDSLNTEKRTVISIRDGVQEYLGLELGLEPFDKVFKIYRSPETIRELKDKLVGIPLIENHIEPKGDIDESLKKGNILNSEEIENIDNSLDSTLAIRNEITLFKDKLEFNHKQLSLGYTAKTVPSAEYDFEQLNINPHHLGIVEAGRCGGVCKFKDEKGVKPMDLNELLAKLKEALVNASDADKAMILEAMDSIIPKVAKSDPVEMEKKFEDAKKIAGDDAIKKFMDSQVYKDAMLHYGNDRASIIGKAKNFLDEKYDFKTKSNETIMSDVIKAEYPTESFKDAEIGVAFKLLKEREQQVSTIEFKDSKDEIIKAFDKEIK
- a CDS encoding DUF3383 family protein gives rise to the protein MAAVNQDIPLGRVINVSIEGVPVGLARTNMNIVCLMTSDKSFLNSNKRTVSYTELSGVADDFGSFSRVYQLAKRIFTNANPINKGNGYLVIGYWRAVDEILEATKGYLKSAELSEDVVVSTLQTIKDGSFTINVNDAETPLTVTNINFTSCTSLSDIVALLGTKITGATVTKNGLNQIIITSNLTGTSSTVSFMSDASTGTGIADVLCLSNGSGAISVNGKASETLDGESKEQALIEVSKEEPIRGVVFIDKPTSNEAKALSTWGIANDCLVYDVFSDETNFTLDSENNFVWFNKLSGGVNYRTLFDKQADRGLAVGYMAKMHTVNFEATNTALTMNLKELQGCLPSKYSDSELNSAQKVGLDLYGTFGSLPRTYTSGANDFTDNVYNVIAVKRFVQIDVFNVLQGTPTKLAQTDEDMQKLIEAIERTLSLFVSAGVIAPGKWNSTYDFGNPEVFRRNIETVGYYVYAKPMSEQAQSAREQRKAPAIQVAFKMAGAIHTADIAIVFER
- a CDS encoding DUF4054 domain-containing protein → MAMIDDFKAKFPMIPAETVDKYFPMFETTYRCYYGAEYGSNACDDEAILYLIAHLITISIQSSLNGASPTFSVASESVDGVSTSYFMGNGNTSLNDSFFLSTIYGQIYLQLISKNYGNQKESFV
- a CDS encoding phage neck terminator protein — protein: MILEEYENDVLLSLYEVVKDTLNYDEELLLIGRENATQDTFTKNYIVLDTLASNPVSQPLKKYDDIDEIEYWHTNMVGTFTLEFYGTKAIINYINFLNLINSQECRDSQKKNEIILFTPKSTNNLKMQTQSKFYERYEVEVVIQYVIKTAVERLRIDTADINYLIER
- a CDS encoding Rho termination factor N-terminal domain-containing protein, which produces MPKEELEALTVEELKAKCKELGLEGYSNLKKDDLISLILGDDGKNPKEELEEDNEEEIFTLNALRCCKTETKGEVLGKFEISKTDFEADKKIQRFIEIGFIVEAD